Proteins encoded within one genomic window of Armatimonadota bacterium:
- a CDS encoding carbohydrate ABC transporter permease: MTNVARYAGLGALALFTTFPLLWLLSIALRTTGGVFGFPPQLLPWPASLGNFITVWQTMPLPRFFLNTIVLAGAAVALNLVLCSLAAYPLARMEFPGRRVVFALLLSTLMLPGHVGLIVNFVTLLRLRLIDTYPGVLLPGAVSVFGIFLLRQAFLTVPREMEDAARMDGASEWTIWWRVMLPVISPALGVLALFEFVAVWNSFLWPLIVLKTPDKYPLAVGLLYLSGLFAHNTRAVAAGAVMMTVPIIAVFLFTQRFFMRGLTVGAIR; the protein is encoded by the coding sequence ATTACTAACGTGGCGCGGTATGCCGGGCTAGGAGCCCTGGCGCTGTTCACAACCTTCCCGCTGCTCTGGTTGCTCTCGATAGCACTACGCACAACCGGAGGCGTCTTCGGGTTTCCCCCACAACTGCTGCCCTGGCCCGCGTCTCTAGGCAACTTCATCACCGTCTGGCAGACGATGCCGCTCCCGCGGTTCTTCCTCAACACGATCGTGCTGGCTGGCGCCGCGGTGGCGCTCAACCTGGTGCTGTGCTCGCTGGCAGCGTACCCCCTGGCCCGCATGGAGTTTCCGGGCCGGCGGGTGGTGTTCGCGCTGCTGCTCTCCACGCTGATGCTGCCCGGGCACGTGGGCCTGATAGTCAACTTCGTAACGCTGCTGCGGCTGCGCCTGATTGACACCTACCCGGGCGTGCTGCTGCCCGGAGCGGTCAGCGTGTTTGGGATCTTCCTCCTGCGGCAGGCGTTCCTGACCGTGCCCCGGGAGATGGAAGATGCCGCGCGCATGGACGGCGCCTCTGAATGGACGATCTGGTGGCGGGTCATGCTGCCGGTGATCTCGCCGGCGCTGGGGGTGCTGGCGCTCTTCGAGTTCGTGGCGGTGTGGAACTCCTTCCTGTGGCCGCTGATCGTGCTCAAGACCCCTGATAAGTACCCGCTGGCGGTCGGGCTGCTCTACCTCTCGGGCCTGTTCGCGCACAACACCCGCGCGGTCGCGGCCGGCGCGGTGATGATGACCGTGCCCATTATCGCCGTCTTCCTGTTCACGCAGCGTTTCTTCATGCGCGGCCTGACCGTCGGGGCGATTCGGTGA